The Dama dama isolate Ldn47 chromosome 23, ASM3311817v1, whole genome shotgun sequence genome contains a region encoding:
- the BHLHE23 gene encoding class E basic helix-loop-helix protein 23: protein MAELKSLSGDAYLELSHGYAAAGLAYGAARGPEAARGYGMPGMGGDLPAASAPRAPAAAAESSGEQSGDEDDAFERRRRRRGPGSAADGRRRPREQRSLRLSINARERRRMHDLNDALDGLRSVIPYAHSPSVRKLSKIATLLLAKNYILMQAQALDEMRRLVAYLNHGQGLAAPVAAAPLTPFGQAAVYPFSASAALPCPDKCAAFSGTPSVLCKHCNEKP from the coding sequence ATGGCAGAGCTCAAGTCGCTGTCGGGGGACGCGTACCTGGAGCTGAGCCACGGCTACGCGGCGGCGGGCCTCGCCTACGGGGCGGCCCGGGGGCCCGAGGCGGCCCGCGGCTACGGCATGCCGGGCATGGGAGGTGACCTCCCCGCGGCGTCCGCGCCCAGAGCCCCGGCCGCGGCGGCCGAGAGCAGCGGCGAGCAGAGCGGGGACGAGGACGACGCCTTCGAGCGGCGGAGGCGGCGGCGCGGGCCCGGGAGCGCGGCGGacgggcggcggcggccgcgggagCAGCGGTCGCTGCGGCTGAGCATCAACGCCCGGGAGCGCCGGCGGATGCACGACCTGAACGACGCGCTGGACGGCTTGCGCTCGGTGATCCCCTACGCGCACAGCCCGTCGGTGCGCAAGCTCTCCAAGATCGCCACGCTGCTCCTCGCCAAGAACTACATCCTCATGCAGGCGCAGGCCCTGGACGAGATGCGGCGCCTCGTGGCCTACCTCAACCACGGCCAGGGCTTGGCCGCGCCGGTGGCCGCCGCGCCCTTGACGCCCTTCGGCCAGGCTGCAGTGTACCCCTTCTCTGCCAGCGCCGCGCTGCCCTGTCCAGACAAGTGCGCCGCCTTCTCCGGGACGCCCTCGGTGCTTTGCAAACACTGTAACGAGAAGCCCTAA